One window of Mauremys mutica isolate MM-2020 ecotype Southern chromosome 6, ASM2049712v1, whole genome shotgun sequence genomic DNA carries:
- the LOC123372640 gene encoding 40S ribosomal protein S8 yields MGISRDNWHKRRKTGGKRKPYHKKRKYELGRPPANTKIGPRRIHTVRVRGGNKKYRALRLDVGNFSWGSECCTRKTRIIDVVYNASNNELVRTKTLVKNCIVLVDSTPYRQWYEAHYALPLGRKKGAKLTPEEEEILNKKRSKKIQKKYDERKKNAKISGLLEEQFQQGKLLACIASRPGQCGRADGYILEGKELEFYLRKIRARKGK; encoded by the coding sequence ATGGGTATCTCTAGGGACAACTGGCACAAGCGTCGCAAGACTGGGGGCAAAAGGAAGCCCTACCACAAGAAGAGGAAGTATGAGTTGGGGCGACCTCCCGCCAACACCAAGATTGGCCCACGCCGAATTCACACAGTGAGGGTTCGTGGTGGTAACAAGAAATATCGTGCTCTGCGCTTGGATGTTGGCAACTTCTCTTGGGGCTCTGAGTGCTGCACCCGCAAGACCAGAATCATTGATGTGGTCTACAATGCTTCCAACAATGAGCTGGTGCGGACAAAGACCCTGGTGAAGAACTGCATCGTTCTCGTTGACAGTACCCCATACCGACAGTGGTATGAAGCCCACTATGCCTTGCCTCTCGGACGCAAGAAGGGTGCTAAACTGACTCCTGAAGAGGAGGAAATCTTAAACAAAAAGCGTTCAAAGAAGATCCAGAAGAAATATGATGAGCGGAAGAAGAACGCCAAGATCAGCGGCCTCCTGGAGGAACAATTCCAGCAGGGAAAGCTGCTTGCTTGCATCGCCTCCAGACCTGGACAGTGTGGCCGAGCAGACGGCTATATTCTGGAAGGCAAGGAACTAGAATTCTACCTGAGGAAGATCAGGGCCAGGAAAGGCAAATGA